From the Lathyrus oleraceus cultivar Zhongwan6 chromosome 4, CAAS_Psat_ZW6_1.0, whole genome shotgun sequence genome, one window contains:
- the LOC127074586 gene encoding serine--glyoxylate aminotransferase gives MDYVNGPGRNHLFVPGPVNIPDQVIRAMSRNNEDYRSPAIPALTKELLEDVKKIFKTTTGTPFLFPTTGTGAWESALTNTLSPGDRIVSFVIGQFSLLWIDQQQRLKYNVDVVESEWGRGADLDVLESKLASDSAHTIKAICIVHNETATGVTNNLAKVRQLLDAYSHPALLLVDGVSSICALDFRMDEWGVDVAITGSQKALSLPTGIGFVVASPKAIEASKTAKSLRVFFDWSDYLKFYKLGTYWPYTPSIQLLYGLRAALDLIFEEGLENIFARHNRLGTATRLAVEAWGLKNCTQKEEWFSDTVTAVLVPPNIDGAEIVRRAWKRYNLSLGLGLNKVAGKVFRIGHLGNMNELQLLGCLAGVEMILKDVGYPVKLGSGVAAASAYLQNNIPLIPSRI, from the exons ATGGACTATGTTAATGGACCAGGAAGAAACCATCTCTTTGTTCCAGGGCCGGTTAACATACCTGACCAGGTCATTCGGGCTATGAGCCGAAACAACGAGGACTATCGTTCTCCTGCAATTCCAGCTCTCACAAAAGAGCTACTTGAGGATGTCAAGAAGATTTTCAAGACTACTACCGGAACACCCTTTCTTTTCCCTACCACTG GTACTGGTGCTTGGGAGAGTGCTCTGACAAACACATTGTCGCCTGGAGATCGAATTGTATCTTTTGTGATAGGCCAGTTCAGTTTGCTTTGGATTGACCAGCAGCAGCGCCTAAAATATAACGTCGATGTTGTGGAAAGTGAATGGGGCCGTGGTGCTGATCTCGACGTTTTGGAGTCAAAACTTGCTTCAGATTCTGCACACACTATTAAGGCTATTTGCATTGTTCACAATGAGACTGCAACTGGTGTCACCAATAACTTGGCCAAAGTCCGACAACTTCTTG ATGCATACAGCCATCCAGCTCTTCTTCTTGTTGATGGAGTGTCATCCATTTGTGCTCTCGATTTCCGTATGGACGAATGGGGAGTAGATGTGGCCATAACTGGTTCTCAGAAAGCCCTTTCTCTTCCTACTGGGATAGGATTTGTGGTTGCAAGTCCTAAAGCTATTGAAGCTTCGAAAACTGCTAAGTCGCTTCGAGTTTTCTTTGATTGGAGTGACTACCTGAAATTCTACAAGTTAGGAACCTATTGGCCATACACTCCTTCCATTCAGCTTCTCTATGGTCTCAGGGCAGCTCTTGATCTCATTTTCGAGGAAGGACTTGAAAATATTTTTGCAAGGCACAATCGTTTAGGTACAGCAACCAG ACTTGCTGTGGAGGCATGGGGATTGAAgaattgcacacaaaaggaagAGTGGTTCAGTGACACTGTGACTGCTGTTCTTGTTCCTCCAAACATTGACGGTGCTGAAATTGTAAGAAGGGCATGGAAAAGATACAATCTGAGCTTAGGTTTGGGACTAAACAAAGTTGCTGGCAAGGTTTTCAGAATTGGACACCTTGGTAACATGAATGAG TTGCAATTATTGGGATGTCTTGCTGGTGTGGAGATGATTCTGAAAGATGTGGGCTATCCAGTGAAGCTAGGAAGTGGAGTTGCTGCTGCCAGTGCATACTTACAGAACAATATTCCTCTCATCCCTTCAAGGATTTAA